CTCAATTCAATACATCTTTGAGGAACAAATTATCTGCTTTAGCTTTTATCCCATATACCTCATTGTACTTATAATTTGTAGATTGATTGGGAGGATGAGAAAATTTGTCTCCAGTCGATTTCAGCTGCCATCGGGAATTTCTATGCTATGCATCCTCCCTTGCTGCCCAATCCATCAGGTGACGGCTTGCAGTTCTATAAAAGGATAAAACCATTCGGGAATTCTGAAGATGAAAATATAGGTAACTGCTTTTCCAATATTGATACCTTGATTATTTGTTTtccaatattattttattctagAGATTGATGTCTACGTTACAAACTATTATTTATTCTAATCTCTTCCGTATTTTACAATCTGAGCTTCAATGGGTTCTCTTAATCCTCGTCGATCTATCAATGACCTCGACCTACTAAGGTCACACCTGAACAACTAGCAGGTTGAGTTTGTGAGAACAGTTTTTGCTTGGGTCTTGCTTGTGCTACTTTTCTCTTCCATGTTTACAAGCAGAAAGCActtatattctatttttgtttgCCTTTTTGAGCATGTTTGACTATCAATTCAGTATGTATCACTTAGACTCTCTTGTTTTAGACTCTCTTGTTTTTCCTAACCTTCCTCATCCTGGATATTCGAGTTTAAAATGCATTTCTTTAGCAAACGGTCAATGTTCCTGGCTATTAAATCAAGCCTTTTCCTTCACTTGTTTCAACACGAATGTGGTTTGAAATCACGATGCTACTTTGGAACACCTAAACATGACTTCCTCGCGAGCTAAGGATGCAGATTGCAGGGCATTGGGGCTgttttttaagtgaaatttctgTAGGCTCAACGCCTGCTGATCAATAGTGCTGTACTTTCGCTTATCTAATGCTATTTCCTTCTGCATACAAAACAGTTTTGATGATGATTTAGGATGCATTTACTGGTGTTAAAATCAGTCCTCTGGGAACCCGCCTAGGCTCAAGGCACAGGTCTAGTGCTCACCTCAAAAAGGCGAGGCTCACAAGATAAGAAGCGCCTCAGGCGGGTGCCTTTTGTGAAGCCTCAAGGTTCAAAACCTTGTGccttagggtttttttttttaattaattaaaaaatagaaaaaattaggggttttcctttattattaactagatgaatcaaatttactaagtctaaatgcaaaatttcttGTATTTAGGGGTCTCTTTTTTCACCGCTTCAACTATGTATTCTTAATGTAGTACTCTTATATATAGTATGCCTCACAAAAAAAAAGCttgtacctttttttttttgcgtcTTGCGCTTCCCCATAAGAGTATCCTGCTTTATTGCGCCTTGAGCTTTAAAAAACACTGGTTAAAATTTATCTATACACATTTTCAAATACACGAGTTACATTTAATTACATACACGAATAGTTGGATACATGAATCACTAAGTACAACATTTTCATGTATTGGTGAAGTTATGtattgatatttaatattgatgtCTTTTGATGTATTTTCCTACTAGTATAAATGTGTAAGATTTGTTATGTGTAAGGAcccgtttggattgatttaagaaaaaaatgtgtttttcaaaaaagtcatttttatttaaacacttttgataaaaattgattaagatgcatttgaaaaactattttgagtgattaCCAAACATTCTAATGTATTCCaaaattacttatttttaaaattaaacacttaaaaatatatttcaaacacaCCTTAAGTCAAGTAGAGTGAAGTCATTTACAAAAAATACAAGTTCTTGTTTGAGTAAGAGAAATTTTCTTCTCCTCAAGTCTTGAGTTGTGTTGTGAGTGCCTACTATGTTTACAACAACAGGTGATGATGAGGTGGGAATGGATAACGAAATTGACCATGGACTACTATCAGAGGCAGAAACTATATGGGCTCAACGTGAATGGTCGATACAACATGTACTCTTTCCATCAATGAAGCTGTTCTTCAAGCCTCCACGTTCTCTGGCCGAAAATGGTACTTTCGTTCGGGTAAGTCCTCTTTAAACTGCCCCCGAAGGGATGTCCGCCTACTATTTAGAGGTCTAGGAATCCCATGTAGGTTAAGTTGAAAAACATTGATGCCTGTATCACAATGATCTTGAAATTGATACGCTTGGTAGTTGGCAAGTTTTCATGGTTTGGAAACTTTAATTGTGCTAGCTAAAGTGAGTGCAAATCAACAGTTACTCGatgttgaagattcaatctcTATACCCTCACTtgactaaaaaataaattgtgCTTTCAAAGAAATCTTCAACGGAAGTTCCAAAAATTAGGACTTTTCTTTTCATTGAATTTGTTGACAAACGTTGTTTTTCATgcttgaaatttgaaaatagtttcaATGGCGGAAATAAGAAAACCAAAGTCAATCACACATCTAATAATACCTGTAGAGATTAAATGGATATCAGGATTTAATTGACCATCCTTTTGAGACTTTTTGTTATAACCACCTGCCAAGTGTTTCATTTGTTGACCATAAACCTCATTTAATGTGTGCTTTTGCTTGCTTTGAAAACTTGGTGGTCTATGTATTTATTAAATGTGCTATAATTGACTTTCACAGATTGCATCATTGGAGAAACTTTACAAAATCTTTGAGAGATGTTGAGGAAGTTTGATCAACATGGGGCTGCTTCTAGAAACATGCCtgtttctttttgaaaaaaatatttaggtgcATCTCAGGCAACATCTATCTTTGTGCAACCTACTTAATTGTCCAACCACATTTTGCTACGTGGCAAGTTCTTTtccctcttctttttttttcttgtgatTGGAGTAGACTACAAAAAAAAAGGTGTAATCCCAGGATGTACTTGAGTATTGTTTCTTTTTTGTCTTCTTTTTGTAGCTCTTCTGCAATTTGTATAGTTGCCATTTTGCATGTAACAGCCTTTGATGTTCTTGTAAATCCTAAAGTACCTACAAGTTATTCAGTTTTGCAATCTTTTTGTAGGTGAATTTTGGGTGACAATTTATGCTCAAAATCAAATTCTGTATTTTATcttcaataaaattttcatgGGTTCatataaagattgaaaaagttaGTTTATATTCATGGGTTTATATAAAGAAGAGGTGTAAATTAGTTTTCTTAACTCTCTCCCATTTGGCAAAGCTTGAGATATGAAAAGAGTCggagtttaatttgaatttgtttttcttcttaaaacgagtttaattttcaatagaATCCAATTTGGATCTTATTACACAATTCAAGATGATTTCCTTTTTATTAAGAAAGTGATTTTGGAAATTCTTATTCTGATCTATCTACCAAAgtttaaatttgagttttaatagCTTCCcaagtattttaaaattcaatcctgtctatttaatttgaaatttcttcAGTTCTCCAAGGCTCAGTTCAGTTCACACCAGGTTTGGtagttttcaaattcaaattaaaagtttgcaaaactttgaatatgtttttattctttatgattaaactaaaattaaattttcaaatttgaaatataacTCTATCTTTTCACTTTCCCCCAAGAATATTGGAACAAGTTTCCTGGATGGAAATTGAAATTTGGGAAAATTTAGTTCTTGTTTGATagtcatttggtttttggttttgaaaattaagtttatttcatctacttttcttacaatgatttacatctttcttgaATACAGTGGTTGGATTCTTAgacaaatttcataaacaaaaacaactatttgaaaactatttttttttagttctcaaaattcgGTTTGGTTTTTTCAAACTACTggtaaaagtagataacaaagaagaaaattttgaggtagaaataatgtccatagacttaatttttaaaaataaaaattaaaaactaaaaacaaaatagttaccaaacgaggtGTTAATCGATGGAATAAATCAAAATCATCTCAATTTATCAGTATCATATAATTTCGTTgaagaatttttaaaaagaaactaaaagaaagaaagaaagaatgttgaatgaatttaatttcatttgaagAAATGCTTTACATTGATGACTCAGTTGAAGATCTAGAGAGAGTTGTAGGAGCCAAACAAGCAGCCAAAGCCCTCTCCAAACAATTTACAATATCCGTCATTGAAGGTCTATGTCTTCCTTCTGTAATGACACAATCAGCCGCCAAATATCCCACATATTTCACTGCCTCTATCTCAAATGGCGTTGGTGGTGGCACTTTCCTATCCAGTACCCTATGAATCTCATCTCTCACAATGTAAGGCACCATCACATCCACCACATTCCTAGGCACTCCATTCTCATTCTTATGTATTGCTTTACATCCCGATAACAATTCTAACAAGACCACTCCAAAACTATACACATCACTCTTCGTCGTCAACTGTTGTAATCGGTAATATTCTGGATCCATATACCCTACTGTTCCTGCTGCACGTAACGATAGATGTGACGCACCGTCATCTGGGCCCATCAGCGAGAGTCCAAAATCAGAAACCTTAGCCGTCCATTTGTCATCGAGGAGGATGTTTGAGGACTTGATGTCACGGTGGATGATTGGCGGCGAGAGATAGTCGTGGAGGTACTGGATCCCTCTAGCGGCATCGAGCGCAACAGCAATGCGGCAAGCCCAAGAAGCGGCAAGTGGGGAGGATGGGAGGTTGTGGAGGTGGTTATGGAGAGTGCCATTGCTCATGAATTCATACACCAACACTCTTTCATGAGTGTCATCAAAGAATCCAAGAAGACGTACGAGGTTCTTGTGGTTAATGCGAGACAAGGATTCGAGTTCATTAAGGAAAGCATTGTCTTTGTCTTCTTGTCTCTTTGTCCCCCAAGCTGATGAAGAAATGGCTGAAAATTCAGCTCTTTTAATGGCTACTTCACGACCATCATTCAACACAGCTCTATAAACAGATCCAAAGCTTCCACTTCCAATTTTATGTTCTTCAGAGAAATTATTTGtagcttcaacaagagttgataGAGGAAAATCCTCCAATTTCCCCAATTGTCCTCCATTTCCCAAGCTAATCAAATGGCTCAATCTCTTCTCCAAAACCCTCTTCCCATTTCCCGGCCTACCCGCCACCGTCTCACGGCGGTCACCGCCATCTCCGCCGCCACTGGTTCCGAGAGGATCCTCCATTGGGCCAGAATCATGAACACGAGAAACTCTgtttttacaatatttgtacaCAAAAAATGAACAACTTAATACTAAAGACAAGCTCCCAACACAGCCCACTACAAGTAAAGCCACCATTCTGCCATTCCACCGTCGGCAGGAGGAATGATGACAAATCTGCGGCGGCGCGGCAGGGgacggcggcggcggcggcggcggcggaggAAGA
This genomic window from Benincasa hispida cultivar B227 chromosome 4, ASM972705v1, whole genome shotgun sequence contains:
- the LOC120075078 gene encoding serine/threonine-protein kinase-like protein CCR4, with the protein product MDSFPICSFVLLIFPCFFLSVSSLSTVSISETANQTLVCSLNARFSLNCSSFPSGIQIPFNPNDSYSAIVAGDGFFCGLRNFPTTSQSIVVCWRFSVNGTNMVTKRVYNGPNLKELRAGNSHICGVVNATKQLECWQWRQFDRNFTFDFSSIAVGSDFICGLSNAGEIRCNGSVNSTVAGGGGGRYKAVAAGFRHVCGINLRNELECWNMVAGDIPAGEFKTLALGDNRSCALRLNGTAVCWGEKNFTLPERLTGEFFTAIEAKKNVFCGILRRNFSLLCWGNEIFDQNLFSVFDSVSPGPCRSQCPCGPLPNTQQYCTQPAMICNPCKDRALLPPPPPPPPPSPAAPPQICHHSSCRRWNGRMVALLVVGCVGSLSLVLSCSFFVYKYCKNRVSRVHDSGPMEDPLGTSGGGDGGDRRETVAGRPGNGKRVLEKRLSHLISLGNGGQLGKLEDFPLSTLVEATNNFSEEHKIGSGSFGSVYRAVLNDGREVAIKRAEFSAISSSAWGTKRQEDKDNAFLNELESLSRINHKNLVRLLGFFDDTHERVLVYEFMSNGTLHNHLHNLPSSPLAASWACRIAVALDAARGIQYLHDYLSPPIIHRDIKSSNILLDDKWTAKVSDFGLSLMGPDDGASHLSLRAAGTVGYMDPEYYRLQQLTTKSDVYSFGVVLLELLSGCKAIHKNENGVPRNVVDVMVPYIVRDEIHRVLDRKVPPPTPFEIEAVKYVGYLAADCVITEGRHRPSMTDIVNCLERALAACLAPTTLSRSSTESSM